In Quercus lobata isolate SW786 chromosome 12, ValleyOak3.0 Primary Assembly, whole genome shotgun sequence, a genomic segment contains:
- the LOC115970394 gene encoding F-box protein At3g07870-like has protein sequence MSSATLNDLPEDVLMDIYSRLPIKTILQFKSVCKSWYDIIKDPIFITKHVNLSNRSNNGYLAVTRRVGTFGGKCLISLFSYETFREVFNITIPFKKEHGRVPFRIVGSCNGILCLNISKIGDTNFLFNPVTSEFKEPPKPDYPVHKLSEIEILLHIGLGFDYDQETNDYKLVRVSYSKKMKESFYSGVNVYSLRTNYWRRKDTLVHGSIVENSFSNGDLNGALHWRGAIRKKEIIHNIIISFNIRDEVSRQQYEPRFDIWVMNEYGVKETWTKQFSIGPLLAWSFVGCGRNEELLFATSSTILYLYDLQLQQIKPPHDNTYADVMGSNLNFVAEIEVVNHIESLVTIEGTKVCVKRERKKSRFRENFISIISVVFIYFVAILAVYIKTN, from the exons ATGTCGAGTGCAACGTTGAATGATCTTCCTGAAGATGTATTAATGGACATATATTCAAGATTACCCATCAAGACTATCTTACAATTCAAGTCTGTTTGCAAATCATGGTATGATATTATCAAAGATCCTATCTTCATCACCAAGCATGTTAACCTATCTAATCGTAGCAACAATGGCTATCTTGCTGTCACACGCCGTGTTGGTACTTTTGGTGGAAAATGTTTAATATCTTTGTTCTCTTATGAAACATTTCGAGAGGTTTTTAACATAACTATTCCATTTAAAAAGGAACATGGCAGGGTACCTTTTAGAATCGTAGGTTCATGTAATGGTATCTTGTGTctaaatatttctaaaattggagacacaaattttttgtttaatcctgTCACTAGTGAATTCAAAGAGCCCCCAAAACCTGATTATCCAGTACACAAGCTTAGTGAAATTGAAATTCTTTTACATATTGGTCTAGGATTTGATTATGATCAGGAAACCAATGACTATAAATTGGTCAGAGTTTCTTATTCTAAGAAGATGAAAGAGTCATTTTATTCAGGAGTTAATGTGTATTCATTGAGGACAAATTATTGGAGAAGAAAGGATACGCTTGTGCATGGAAGTATTGTGGAGAATTCTTTTTCCAATGGGGACTTAAATGGTGCTTTACATTGGAGGGGTGcaattaggaaaaaagaaataattcatAACATTATCATATCGTTTAATATTAGAGATGAAGT ttcaagaCAACAATATGAACCTAGATTTGATATATGGGTGATGAATGAATATGGGGTGAAAGAAACTTGGACAAAACAATTCAGTATTGGACCTCTCCTAGCATGGAGCTTTGTTGGATGTGGCAGGAATGAAGAACTTCTCTTTGCAACTTCCTCAACAATATTGTACCTTTATGATCTACAACTACAACAGATAAAACCTCCTCATGATAATACTTATGCAGATGTTAtgggttcaaatttaaattttgtagcCGAGATAGAGGTAGTCAATCACATTGAGAGCCTAGTCACAATTGAAGGAACAAAAGTTTGTGTCAAAAGAGAGCGTAAAAAGTCTCGGTTTCGGGAGAATTTTATTTCCATTATCtctgttgtttttatttattttgtagctATCCTTGCGGTTTACATTAAAACGAATTGA
- the LOC115970392 gene encoding uncharacterized protein LOC115970392 — protein MSSKLSTRAKESGQAVERADVFIKAYCTKDETPISNEVREKIEKMKAILANGGKLVGDHRDGILWAKDDAFAQVMGKEHSGRVRGVGFGPTPSGRSGSNLPCVPGPSSTETAQRMTALENSMRDQLADSEQRHQQQLAEALAEAKRESDARHKQQLAEALAEAKRESDAWHEQQLAEAMRESERWHQQQLDETKREMGEAKRRMDEMVAFLQKNVISSLSRYSSNSATS, from the exons ATGTCTTCAAAGCTGTCAACAAGG GCAAAAGAAAGCGGCCAAGCAGTGGAGCGTGCAGATGTTTTCATAAAAGCATACTGCACGAAAGATGAGACTCCTATTAGTAATGAAGTGCGAGAGAAGATT GagaaaatgaaagcaattttAGCCAACGGGGGCAAACTAGTAGGAGACCATCGCGATGGAATTCTCTGGGCAAAAGATGATGCGTTCGCTCAAGTGATGGGCAAAGAACATTCTGGACGTGTCCGTGGGGTCGGTTTTGGACCAACCCCATCAGGAAGAAGTGGGTCCAACCTTCCATGTGTGCCTGGGCCGTCGTCCACTGAAACGGCCCAACGAATGACTGCATTGGAAAATTCGATGAGGGACCAACTTGCTGACTCAGAGCAAAGGCATCAACAGCAACTGGCCGAAGCACTGGCCGAAGCAAAGCGGGAGTCAGATGCACGGCATAAGCAGCAACTAGCCGAAGCACTGGCCGAAGCAAAGCGGGAGTCAGATGCATGGCATGAGCAGCAACTGGCCGAAGCAATGCGCGAATCAGAAAGATGGCATCAGCAGCAGCTGGACGAAACAAAGCGGGAAATGGGTGAGGCAAAGCGGAGAATGGATGAAATGGTAGCCTTCTTACAAAAGAATGTCATCTCAAGTTTAAGCCGTTATTCAA gTAATAGCGCTACATCATAG